The following are encoded in a window of Mycoplasmopsis verecunda genomic DNA:
- a CDS encoding carbohydrate ABC transporter permease: MRLLNNNTHQTLQRKVPFLFNWSVKKQSSRKSTLSHSILDSRTPAWKPLLLLLPGIILLSLFTIAPMFINIIESFSTSSSSSTNSFTWQNYLTVLTDARFAVGVRNSFIYGMFVLPFVMMISLVISSVIAKLYRKYAKSFWQTVFFMPYVTNGVAVSLAFIQLFGTYGLLNQILGTQVPWLQTNDQYTFNALIAMIINGIWNGLAFNILIFTTAMLGVDKNLYRSASIDGTGEVKQFFTITLPSIKSTINFLITLGIIGGLKVFPLALFENKPANAFNYGGGSLMLYVYLQTQTGNINIAGAASISLFIIGVTFSSVVRGGFFMVQTSLNNLGERNVWVKVKATKALNAKEAS, encoded by the coding sequence ATGAGATTATTAAATAATAACACTCATCAAACACTTCAACGCAAGGTACCGTTCTTATTTAATTGGTCTGTTAAAAAACAATCATCAAGAAAGTCAACACTTTCGCATTCAATATTGGATTCAAGAACTCCAGCTTGAAAACCTTTATTGTTACTATTGCCTGGTATCATATTACTTTCACTATTCACAATTGCTCCGATGTTTATTAACATCATCGAGTCATTTAGCACATCTTCTTCATCATCTACAAATAGCTTCACATGACAAAACTATTTAACTGTTCTTACAGATGCTAGATTTGCTGTAGGGGTAAGAAACTCATTCATTTATGGAATGTTTGTCCTTCCATTTGTTATGATGATTTCTTTAGTTATTTCATCTGTTATAGCTAAACTATATAGAAAATATGCAAAAAGCTTTTGACAAACAGTATTCTTCATGCCTTATGTAACAAATGGAGTTGCTGTGTCTTTAGCATTTATCCAATTATTCGGAACATATGGATTATTAAATCAAATTTTAGGGACTCAAGTCCCATGACTTCAAACCAATGATCAGTATACCTTTAATGCATTGATTGCTATGATTATAAATGGTATTTGAAATGGTTTAGCATTTAATATTTTAATATTCACAACAGCAATGTTAGGAGTTGATAAAAATCTATATCGTTCAGCATCTATAGATGGAACAGGAGAAGTAAAACAATTTTTCACAATTACATTACCATCAATTAAAAGTACAATAAACTTCTTGATAACACTAGGAATTATTGGTGGACTAAAGGTATTCCCATTAGCATTATTTGAAAACAAACCTGCAAATGCATTTAACTATGGTGGTGGTTCATTGATGTTATATGTATACCTTCAAACACAAACTGGAAATATTAATATAGCTGGTGCCGCATCTATTTCATTATTTATTATTGGTGTAACATTCTCATCAGTAGTTAGAGGTGGATTCTTTATGGTGCAAACATCACTAAATAATTTAGGAGAAAGAAATGTTTGAGTTAAAGTTAAAGCTACAAAAGCGCTTAATGCAAAAGAAGCTTCGTAA
- a CDS encoding carbohydrate ABC transporter permease: MFELKLKLQKRLMQKKLRKNQERVSSQVKEHSTSKVVTSSLLKLFILVVFGILVLFPFFYMISISFMDDSQAQSLKDEFSFLPTFKRGLTYVVGNKTTQGSLQYLPWSDIVANTYKKAMASGYWSAILLTSLNVLVSVVLKVFVTFLMGYAFSLRNWRGKGFIWFCALALLVLPEVALLSGQYFVVLKTKLARDYLGFLLAIAFPFTASIFNTLMYKNAFEAIPGRIKEVSLVDGASGAKYLFKIAFPMVMPTTLTIIILTSLASWNSYLWPSIISTIGQQRLDVVSVWLFRAGIDPADPGSGGAVALNVKLAASLMVILPMFIVYLVFRKRIMAAISRQGSTIKG; the protein is encoded by the coding sequence ATGTTTGAGTTAAAGTTAAAGCTACAAAAGCGCTTAATGCAAAAGAAGCTTCGTAAGAACCAAGAAAGAGTTTCTTCACAAGTTAAAGAACACAGTACTTCTAAAGTAGTTACTTCCAGTTTATTAAAATTATTTATTCTCGTTGTTTTTGGTATACTTGTACTTTTCCCATTTTTCTATATGATTTCTATCTCCTTTATGGATGATAGTCAAGCACAATCATTAAAAGATGAATTTTCATTCTTGCCGACATTTAAACGTGGATTAACATATGTTGTCGGTAATAAGACGACACAAGGTTCATTGCAGTATTTACCATGATCTGATATAGTAGCCAACACTTATAAAAAAGCTATGGCTTCTGGATATTGAAGTGCAATTTTATTAACATCATTAAACGTTCTTGTTTCAGTAGTGCTTAAAGTATTCGTGACATTCTTAATGGGTTATGCATTTTCATTACGTAATTGAAGAGGAAAAGGATTCATTTGATTCTGTGCATTAGCTCTTCTAGTATTGCCTGAAGTTGCACTTCTCTCAGGACAATATTTTGTTGTTCTTAAAACAAAATTAGCTAGAGATTACTTAGGATTCTTATTAGCAATTGCATTCCCATTTACTGCAAGTATATTTAATACTTTAATGTATAAAAACGCATTTGAAGCCATCCCTGGTAGAATTAAAGAAGTTTCATTAGTTGATGGAGCTTCAGGTGCTAAATATTTATTTAAAATTGCATTCCCAATGGTTATGCCAACAACATTAACTATCATTATATTAACATCATTAGCATCATGAAACTCATACTTATGACCATCAATTATTTCAACAATCGGTCAACAAAGACTTGATGTTGTGTCTGTATGACTATTCCGTGCAGGAATTGACCCAGCTGACCCTGGATCAGGAGGAGCTGTAGCACTTAATGTTAAGTTAGCTGCCAGCTTAATGGTTATCTTACCAATGTTTATTGTTTACTTAGTATTTAGAAAGAGAATTATGGCTGCAATTAGTAGACAAGGTTCAACTATTAAAGGATAA
- a CDS encoding IS1634 family transposase, with protein MESKFIVIKHKRKDHTYISIATSNGYGKGYSNQIGLGRLEKLQELNSNPINVIKNSIKNLSISESKDKIKQAIMFDLNSSKSETYNINYGINLLYDLIDKFEIFSALPKTRHKDLNRLLKYTVSSRILNADSLISTYKNKFQYENTPDYKKSSYYTLLDILNNNESKILKQLNEKITKNTSRNIELVFYDSSTAYFESFRRTGLRYPGYSKDGKFKEKLSCYWFSNRWKWDSDSLQIILKVIQQIQKTFIPFVIEMSKIYNIKNVTIVADKGMSVTANLRFLEQKGIDYVISYRLKSGPKDFKEYVLNETDYIGTEEFKYKEQTVASLYNKRDLMVIREEKIITYSRKRALKDKADRDILINNFNKLKNKDGYVEGSKLLGHKKYRFFKRNGDARYELDLIKLNEDKQFDGFYIYETSRRDLSAQEIVEIYAKQWQIEENFRTLKNSLEVRPMYVWTDAHINGHFLLCFISLVIFKYLLYTINKSLNDYGVIDKFTNKRTIEAIKSAQKFVKVVDGNVVDEIYIKNSENNSLIQDFELIKTIFNKFVQVI; from the coding sequence TTGGAAAAATTACAAGAATTAAATTCAAATCCTATTAATGTAATTAAAAATTCAATAAAGAATTTATCAATAAGTGAATCAAAAGACAAAATTAAACAAGCAATTATGTTTGATTTAAATAGTTCAAAGTCTGAAACATATAATATTAATTACGGAATTAATCTTCTTTATGATTTAATTGATAAATTTGAAATATTTAGTGCATTACCAAAAACAAGACATAAAGATTTAAACAGATTACTAAAGTACACAGTTTCATCAAGAATTTTGAATGCAGATAGCTTAATTTCTACATATAAAAATAAGTTTCAATACGAAAATACACCAGATTATAAAAAATCTAGTTATTACACATTGCTTGATATTTTGAACAACAATGAAAGCAAAATTCTTAAACAATTAAACGAAAAAATAACAAAGAATACATCTAGAAATATTGAATTAGTTTTTTATGATTCTTCAACAGCTTATTTTGAAAGTTTTAGAAGAACAGGTTTGAGATATCCTGGTTATTCAAAAGATGGTAAATTTAAAGAAAAATTAAGTTGTTATTGGTTTAGCAACAGATGAAAATGGGATTCCGATTCATTACAAATTATTTTAAAGGTAATACAACAGATTCAAAAAACATTTATTCCTTTTGTAATAGAAATGAGCAAAATTTATAACATAAAAAATGTAACAATAGTTGCTGACAAAGGAATGTCTGTAACTGCAAATTTAAGATTTTTAGAACAAAAAGGTATAGATTATGTTATTTCATACAGATTAAAATCAGGTCCAAAAGATTTTAAAGAATATGTTTTAAACGAAACTGATTATATAGGAACTGAAGAATTTAAATATAAGGAACAAACAGTAGCATCTTTATATAACAAAAGAGACCTAATGGTCATCAGAGAAGAAAAAATCATAACATATAGCAGGAAACGAGCTTTAAAAGATAAAGCTGATAGAGATATATTGATTAATAATTTCAATAAATTAAAAAATAAAGATGGTTATGTAGAAGGTTCAAAGTTATTAGGCCACAAAAAATATAGATTCTTTAAAAGAAATGGTGATGCACGATACGAATTAGATTTAATCAAGCTAAATGAAGATAAACAATTTGATGGATTTTATATTTATGAAACATCAAGAAGAGATTTATCAGCACAAGAGATAGTGGAAATTTATGCAAAGCAATGACAAATAGAAGAAAACTTTAGAACTTTAAAAAATTCACTTGAAGTTAGACCTATGTATGTATGAACTGATGCACATATAAATGGACATTTCTTGTTATGTTTTATTTCATTAGTTATTTTCAAATATTTGCTGTATACAATAAATAAATCATTAAATGATTATGGTGTTATAGATAAATTTACAAATAAAAGAACAATAGAAGCGATAAAATCTGCACAAAAATTTGTAAAAGTTGTAGATGGTAATGTTGTAGACGAAATTTACATAAAAAATAGTGAAAATAATTCATTAATACAAGATTTTGAACTAATAAAAACGATATTTAATAAATTTGTACAAGTAATTTAG